In the genome of Pelobacter seleniigenes DSM 18267, one region contains:
- a CDS encoding cache domain-containing protein — MNRLLNNLKIRSKMLVVILPLVVVPIFVLGAVIGYVATEQAYQGLTATSKADLDHMADFTLDLLDGHHRQFEVYREDKKNIVRQEMKTLVDLAYNLINQQQAYLAAGTIDLQTAQQAARNSFKEVSIGSSGYLFALTSAGTLKVHPVREGENIIDAHDEQGRYFIREMTAQAISSPPGKVLYTIYPWRNEQLGDLRPRNKIVAFRYCPEWDWIVAAGGYLDETYDDPAFERAAMTTLAEQIKSKKVGETGYIYCMTRDGTLTIHPDAEGENLLQSRDSNGRAFIAEMVEHKNGWIRYPWLNKGESRARMKIVRYRYFEPWDWIVAVGSYEDEFYRTADALKWRIALHVLLLPLLIGLIAAGLVFLAARMLTEPIHNMITVIRKVKQGRLDEQMTVAGRDELGELAIAFNRMTRMLRKNKELEAALAQQGKMASLGVLSSGVAHEINNPLGVILGYAGYLEKKIPADDPNFSYIHEIKRESKRCKKIVQDLLSYSRTPKPVLEPADINQLLRQIIDFASNHTDLHHVTIKQDLGAEIPQISVDADQLRQVAINLLLNAGSASPQGGEIRVSTRLEDDKFIRIEFTDFGAGIAEENLEKIFEPFFTTKARGTGLGLAITKQIIDMHQGEICIDSESGRGTTVIIRLPLVREEY, encoded by the coding sequence ATGAATCGACTGCTCAATAATCTGAAAATCCGTTCCAAAATGCTGGTTGTCATTTTGCCTCTGGTTGTCGTTCCCATTTTCGTCCTCGGAGCGGTGATCGGCTATGTCGCTACTGAACAGGCTTATCAGGGATTGACCGCCACCAGCAAGGCCGATCTGGACCACATGGCCGACTTCACCCTGGACCTGCTCGACGGCCACCATCGGCAGTTCGAAGTCTATCGCGAAGACAAGAAAAACATCGTCCGCCAGGAAATGAAGACCCTGGTCGATCTGGCCTACAACCTGATCAATCAGCAGCAGGCCTATTTGGCCGCCGGCACCATCGATCTGCAAACTGCGCAGCAGGCCGCCCGCAACAGTTTCAAGGAGGTGAGCATCGGCAGCAGTGGCTATCTGTTTGCCCTGACCAGCGCCGGCACCCTCAAGGTCCACCCGGTCCGGGAAGGTGAAAATATCATCGATGCCCATGACGAGCAGGGGCGCTATTTCATCCGCGAGATGACCGCGCAGGCTATTTCCTCCCCGCCCGGCAAGGTTCTTTACACCATTTACCCCTGGCGCAACGAACAGCTGGGGGATCTGCGTCCGCGCAACAAGATTGTCGCCTTTCGCTACTGCCCGGAATGGGACTGGATCGTCGCCGCCGGTGGCTACCTGGATGAAACCTATGATGACCCGGCCTTTGAAAGGGCCGCCATGACCACCCTCGCCGAACAGATCAAAAGCAAAAAAGTCGGCGAAACCGGCTACATCTATTGCATGACCAGGGACGGGACCCTCACCATCCACCCCGACGCCGAAGGGGAAAATCTGCTCCAGAGCAGGGATTCCAACGGCAGGGCCTTTATCGCCGAGATGGTCGAGCACAAGAATGGCTGGATTCGCTACCCCTGGCTCAACAAGGGGGAGAGCAGGGCTCGGATGAAAATCGTCCGCTACCGCTACTTTGAACCCTGGGACTGGATCGTTGCGGTGGGCAGCTACGAAGACGAGTTTTACCGCACCGCCGACGCCCTGAAATGGCGCATTGCCCTGCATGTGTTATTGCTGCCCCTGCTCATCGGCCTGATCGCAGCCGGGCTGGTCTTCCTGGCGGCGAGAATGCTGACCGAGCCGATCCACAACATGATCACAGTGATTCGCAAGGTCAAACAGGGTCGTCTCGACGAACAGATGACCGTGGCCGGCCGGGATGAACTGGGCGAACTGGCGATCGCCTTTAACCGCATGACCCGCATGCTGCGAAAAAACAAGGAGCTGGAAGCAGCCCTGGCCCAGCAAGGAAAAATGGCCTCCCTGGGCGTCCTCTCCTCGGGCGTGGCCCACGAAATCAACAATCCCCTCGGAGTCATCCTCGGCTATGCCGGTTACCTGGAGAAAAAAATCCCTGCAGACGACCCCAACTTCAGCTATATCCATGAGATCAAACGGGAGAGCAAGCGCTGCAAAAAGATCGTCCAGGATCTGCTCAGCTACTCGCGCACCCCCAAACCGGTCCTCGAGCCGGCCGACATCAATCAGCTGTTGCGGCAGATCATCGATTTCGCCAGCAACCACACCGACCTCCACCATGTCACCATCAAGCAGGACCTAGGGGCAGAGATTCCGCAGATTTCCGTTGATGCCGACCAACTGCGCCAGGTCGCCATCAACCTGCTGCTCAACGCCGGCTCAGCATCGCCGCAGGGCGGTGAGATCCGCGTCTCCACCCGACTCGAGGATGACAAGTTCATCCGCATTGAATTCACCGATTTCGGTGCCGGCATCGCCGAAGAGAATCTGGAAAAAATCTTTGAGCCCTTTTTCACCACCAAGGCGCGCGGCACGGGTCTCGGCCTGGCCATCACCAAGCAGATCATCGACATGCACCAGGGGGAGATTTGCATCGACTCCGAGAGCGGCCGCGGGACAACGGTCATCATCCGCCTGCCGCTGGTGCGGGAAGAATACTGA
- a CDS encoding sigma-54-dependent transcriptional regulator: protein MSAKKIMIIDNEQGLCRMMAAVLMDEGHAVRTFTDPLEAMDLFRPGCWDLVISDIKMPGIDGLEVLQRVKARDSGVPVVMITAFATVEMSIQALRKGAYDMLTKPFEPDELLFRVRNALNHNQLKTENRQLKETLAGKFNFDNIIGASTILQQLLEKVQKVAVRDTSVMITGESGTGKELIAQAIHYNSPRKEKPFIAINCGAIPDSVLESELFGHKKGAFTGADADKIGLLKAADGGTLFLDEIGNLPLSVQKTLLRFLQEQEFRRIGDTVPTRVDVRLISATNSDLEQEVQRGSFREDFFYRLNVINLHLPPLRQRKADIPLLAAHFIADQNKKFKTEISGLTPEAQAAACEYAWPGNIRQLKNVIEACLTIETEQRISLATLAQFIETDSAVTPPDNDYNQALARFEIDYLRQLLSAADGNIEAAAQKANMNMATIYRKMKKYGLRKEDMIN from the coding sequence ATGTCCGCCAAAAAGATCATGATCATCGACAACGAACAGGGACTGTGCCGGATGATGGCGGCCGTGCTGATGGATGAGGGGCATGCGGTCAGAACCTTTACCGATCCCCTGGAGGCCATGGACCTGTTCCGGCCCGGCTGCTGGGACCTGGTGATCAGCGACATCAAGATGCCGGGGATTGACGGGCTGGAAGTGCTGCAGCGGGTCAAGGCCAGGGACAGCGGCGTTCCGGTGGTTATGATTACCGCCTTTGCCACCGTGGAAATGTCGATTCAGGCCCTGCGCAAAGGGGCCTACGATATGCTGACAAAACCCTTTGAGCCAGACGAGCTGCTGTTCCGGGTCCGCAATGCCCTGAACCATAACCAGCTGAAAACAGAAAACCGCCAGCTTAAGGAAACCCTGGCCGGCAAATTCAACTTCGACAACATCATCGGCGCATCGACCATCCTCCAGCAGCTCCTGGAAAAAGTCCAAAAAGTTGCGGTCCGCGACACCTCGGTGATGATCACCGGCGAATCCGGAACCGGCAAGGAACTGATCGCCCAGGCGATTCACTACAATTCGCCACGCAAGGAAAAGCCGTTTATTGCCATCAATTGCGGGGCTATTCCCGATTCAGTCCTGGAAAGCGAACTGTTCGGACACAAAAAGGGCGCCTTCACCGGCGCCGACGCGGATAAAATCGGTCTGCTCAAAGCAGCCGACGGGGGCACCCTGTTCCTGGATGAAATCGGCAATCTTCCCCTCTCCGTCCAGAAAACCCTGCTGCGCTTTCTCCAAGAACAGGAATTCCGACGGATCGGCGATACGGTCCCGACCCGGGTCGATGTCCGGCTGATCTCGGCGACCAACTCGGACCTGGAACAGGAGGTTCAGCGTGGCAGTTTCCGCGAGGATTTTTTTTATCGGCTCAATGTCATCAACCTGCACCTGCCGCCGTTGCGCCAGCGCAAAGCGGATATCCCGCTGCTGGCGGCCCATTTCATTGCCGACCAGAATAAAAAGTTCAAGACCGAAATCAGCGGGCTCACACCAGAGGCGCAGGCCGCCGCCTGTGAGTATGCCTGGCCGGGCAACATCCGCCAGCTCAAGAACGTCATCGAAGCCTGTCTGACCATCGAAACCGAGCAGCGTATCAGCCTGGCGACCCTGGCCCAGTTCATCGAAACGGACAGCGCCGTCACCCCGCCGGACAATGACTACAACCAGGCCCTGGCACGGTTTGAAATCGACTATCTGCGCCAGCTGCTGAGCGCCGCCGACGGCAACATCGAAGCAGCCGCCCAAAAAGCCAACATGAATATGGCGACCATCTATCGGAAAATGAAAAAATACGGTTTGCGCAAAGAAGACATGATCAACTGA
- a CDS encoding acetate uptake transporter, with protein MSALVLAKGSRFPSLGLLALAATLAFYMLSQLDGYRPPVLLTGSILLTGGAVQLLIGISSRQQGRVEAAVTLLPLGIFWLSLISYQVFPALGLGRQPNALTMFSFLSLWGLFMAVRFLGSFRQSLAMQMLYGTMMFSFLALAMDYLRTDQVFLIIGCTTGILASSVAGYMALAQFCRQLAGREIFPLGDCSPEEDDRQGL; from the coding sequence ATGAGTGCACTGGTCTTGGCCAAGGGGAGTCGATTTCCGAGCTTAGGGCTGCTGGCGCTGGCCGCAACCCTGGCTTTTTATATGCTCAGCCAGCTCGACGGCTATCGGCCACCGGTGCTGCTGACCGGCTCGATTCTGCTGACCGGCGGAGCGGTTCAATTGCTCATCGGGATCAGCAGCCGCCAACAGGGGCGGGTGGAAGCTGCCGTGACCCTGTTGCCGCTGGGGATTTTTTGGCTGTCGCTGATCAGTTACCAGGTGTTTCCTGCCCTTGGGCTTGGGCGACAGCCGAATGCCCTGACCATGTTTTCCTTTCTCAGCCTGTGGGGGCTGTTTATGGCGGTTCGATTTTTGGGCAGTTTCCGCCAGAGCCTGGCGATGCAGATGTTGTACGGCACCATGATGTTCTCTTTTCTGGCTCTGGCCATGGACTATCTGCGGACTGACCAGGTGTTTCTCATCATCGGCTGCACGACCGGGATTTTGGCTTCGAGCGTGGCCGGCTATATGGCTTTGGCGCAGTTCTGTCGGCAATTGGCGGGGCGCGAGATTTTCCCGCTGGGTGACTGTTCGCCCGAAGAGGACGACCGGCAAGGCTTGTAA
- a CDS encoding L-lactate MFS transporter yields the protein MQSQKIKNRGLQVLLAGLGINLALGILYTWSIFKGAIVDSIAAGGPNAFNWDAASVNDPYAVACLAFAAAMIMAGKCQDKFGPRVTCIIGGLLVGAGFVWISQTTDYWAWVLGFGVLAGAGIGFGYSAATPPALKWFPPAKTGLVAGIVVSGFGLASVYIAPLAKYLLAEYGLQQAMMFFGIAFAIAVSSLALFIVNPPQGFVAGKAQPGAAKVVAAGNDLSPLQLFKSSRFYTLWLCYFIGAGAGLMVIGSAKGLAKASMGEMAFLVVVIMSVGNAGGRLVAGVVSDKIGRGTTLCLMLVFQALLMFAAIPVLGGDGSHPVLVALLVTAMVFNYGTNLSLFPSFAKDSWGMKNFGMNYGILFSAWGVGAFVLVRVSEMLKVKTGSMDSSFIAAGVLLLVGAMMATSLRTQKAPARVVETQELPLEDEELALQEAGK from the coding sequence ATGCAATCTCAAAAGATCAAAAATCGGGGACTTCAGGTGCTGCTGGCAGGGTTGGGGATCAATCTGGCCCTGGGGATTCTTTATACCTGGAGCATCTTCAAGGGGGCGATTGTCGATTCGATTGCGGCGGGTGGTCCCAATGCTTTTAACTGGGATGCCGCCAGCGTCAACGATCCTTATGCGGTTGCCTGCCTGGCTTTTGCCGCGGCCATGATCATGGCTGGCAAGTGTCAGGATAAATTCGGCCCCCGGGTGACCTGTATCATCGGCGGGTTGCTGGTCGGCGCCGGGTTCGTGTGGATTTCACAGACCACGGACTATTGGGCCTGGGTGCTCGGCTTCGGGGTTCTGGCCGGGGCTGGTATCGGCTTCGGTTATTCGGCGGCGACGCCCCCGGCCCTTAAGTGGTTCCCGCCCGCCAAGACCGGATTGGTGGCCGGCATTGTGGTGTCGGGATTCGGGCTTGCCTCGGTCTATATCGCTCCTTTGGCCAAGTATCTGTTGGCGGAGTACGGTCTTCAGCAGGCCATGATGTTTTTTGGGATCGCTTTTGCGATTGCGGTCAGCAGCCTGGCACTGTTCATTGTTAATCCCCCGCAGGGGTTTGTTGCCGGCAAGGCGCAACCCGGGGCCGCCAAGGTGGTTGCTGCGGGGAATGATCTTTCCCCTTTGCAACTGTTTAAAAGCAGCCGTTTTTATACTCTTTGGCTCTGTTATTTTATCGGCGCCGGCGCCGGTTTGATGGTGATCGGCAGCGCCAAGGGGTTGGCCAAGGCCTCGATGGGCGAGATGGCCTTTCTGGTAGTTGTCATCATGTCGGTCGGCAATGCCGGTGGGCGGCTGGTGGCCGGCGTGGTTTCCGACAAAATAGGCCGGGGCACCACCCTCTGCCTGATGCTGGTGTTCCAGGCTCTGTTGATGTTTGCCGCGATCCCGGTACTGGGCGGGGATGGCAGCCATCCGGTGCTGGTCGCCTTGCTGGTGACGGCCATGGTCTTTAACTACGGAACCAACCTGTCCCTCTTCCCCTCCTTTGCCAAGGACAGCTGGGGGATGAAGAATTTCGGCATGAATTACGGGATCCTGTTCTCCGCCTGGGGGGTTGGCGCTTTTGTATTGGTGCGCGTCTCGGAAATGCTCAAGGTTAAAACCGGCAGTATGGACTCGTCCTTTATTGCTGCCGGGGTGCTGTTGCTGGTCGGGGCGATGATGGCCACGTCGTTGCGCACCCAGAAAGCTCCGGCGCGGGTTGTCGAAACCCAGGAACTGCCCCTCGAAGACGAGGAGCTGGCGTTGCAGGAAGCAGGCAAATAG
- a CDS encoding cob(I)yrinic acid a,c-diamide adenosyltransferase codes for MPKLDEITTRAGDSGQTGLVDGSRIQKSSQRVRTYGTVDELNSVFGLVRCEDLPAGLNQKLLQLQNELFNLGGELATPIESEIYARIPRIRQQQIDRLEGWIQEARSCLEPAENFVLPGGSRAAAALHLARTVTRRCERELVALLETEQINPLCLAFLNRLSDLCFVWARLCNENGRADIHWQPGFHPD; via the coding sequence ATGCCAAAACTCGATGAAATTACCACCCGCGCCGGTGATTCCGGACAAACCGGCCTGGTCGACGGCAGCCGGATCCAGAAATCGTCCCAGCGGGTTCGGACTTACGGCACGGTGGATGAACTGAACTCGGTGTTTGGCCTGGTGCGCTGCGAGGACCTCCCCGCCGGGCTCAACCAAAAACTACTCCAACTGCAGAACGAACTGTTCAATCTTGGCGGAGAACTGGCAACCCCCATTGAAAGCGAGATCTATGCCAGGATCCCCCGCATCCGGCAACAGCAAATCGACCGTCTCGAAGGCTGGATTCAGGAAGCGCGAAGCTGCCTGGAACCGGCAGAAAACTTTGTCCTGCCTGGCGGCAGTCGTGCTGCCGCCGCCCTGCATCTGGCCAGAACCGTGACCCGACGTTGCGAGCGGGAGCTGGTCGCGCTGCTGGAAACGGAGCAGATCAATCCGCTCTGCCTGGCCTTTCTCAACCGCTTGTCCGACCTCTGTTTCGTCTGGGCTCGGCTCTGCAACGAAAATGGCCGGGCCGATATCCATTGGCAGCCCGGCTTTCACCCGGACTGA
- the ilvA gene encoding threonine ammonia-lyase, producing MPWPKIVHVRAQEAMMLTIQQIEDAAENLHHVIRHTELMHSPYYSKLLGTQIFFKCENLQHTGSFKIRGAYHFLSRQAPEQLAAGVVTASAGNHAQGLASAAALLHCPCRVVMPEGTPLAKELATLAHGAQVELKGSGFDEAVAYAGELAQRDNLLYVPAFDHELIMAGQGTVGLEILHDLPELDTLLVPIGGGGLIAGVAAAVKARKPAVRIIGVEAACAASAALARRNGRPVYLASYCHTLADGIAVKQVGELTFPEIQKYVDDIISVDEEAIAMAIVSLMEKGKLVVEGAGVVGLAALLYGDKSVQRGNTLCLLSGGNLDVQTMARVVERGLLAEGRFLKLRLEMIDMPGALATLTQVLSELKANIFQVSHDRHKSSLPLGEAEVIVDLETRGPGHIQDILIRLEEEGYRPEVQY from the coding sequence ATGCCGTGGCCCAAAATTGTTCATGTGCGAGCGCAGGAGGCGATGATGTTGACGATCCAGCAGATCGAGGATGCCGCTGAGAACCTCCACCATGTAATCCGCCATACCGAACTGATGCACTCCCCCTATTATTCAAAGCTGCTCGGAACCCAGATCTTTTTCAAGTGTGAAAACCTTCAGCACACCGGCTCGTTCAAGATCCGCGGAGCCTATCATTTCCTCTCCCGGCAGGCGCCGGAGCAGTTGGCGGCCGGGGTCGTCACCGCCTCGGCCGGGAACCATGCCCAGGGGCTGGCCAGTGCTGCGGCACTGCTGCATTGCCCCTGCCGGGTGGTCATGCCCGAGGGGACTCCCCTGGCTAAAGAGCTGGCCACCCTGGCCCACGGGGCTCAGGTCGAACTCAAAGGGAGCGGCTTTGACGAGGCGGTCGCTTATGCCGGTGAGTTGGCTCAGCGGGACAATCTGCTCTATGTCCCGGCCTTTGACCACGAATTGATCATGGCCGGGCAGGGCACGGTCGGCTTGGAAATACTCCACGACCTGCCGGAACTCGATACCCTGCTGGTCCCCATCGGCGGCGGTGGTCTGATCGCCGGCGTTGCTGCTGCGGTCAAGGCCCGCAAGCCGGCGGTGCGGATCATCGGGGTGGAGGCGGCCTGTGCGGCCAGCGCGGCCTTGGCCAGGCGTAACGGGCGCCCGGTTTACCTGGCCTCCTACTGTCACACCCTGGCCGACGGGATTGCCGTCAAGCAAGTCGGGGAGTTGACCTTTCCCGAGATTCAGAAATATGTCGACGATATCATCAGTGTCGATGAAGAGGCTATTGCCATGGCCATCGTCAGTCTGATGGAAAAGGGCAAGCTGGTGGTGGAAGGAGCCGGCGTGGTCGGTCTGGCCGCGCTCTTGTATGGGGACAAATCGGTACAGCGGGGGAATACCCTTTGCCTCCTGTCCGGCGGCAACCTGGATGTTCAGACCATGGCGCGGGTGGTCGAGCGTGGTTTGCTGGCGGAAGGGCGGTTTTTGAAACTGCGTCTGGAGATGATCGATATGCCTGGCGCACTGGCCACTCTGACCCAGGTCCTCAGCGAGCTCAAAGCGAATATCTTTCAGGTCAGTCATGATCGGCATAAGTCCTCTTTGCCCCTCGGCGAGGCCGAGGTCATTGTCGATCTGGAAACCCGTGGACCGGGGCATATCCAGGACATCCTCATCCGTCTGGAAGAAGAAGGCTATCGGCCCGAAGTGCAGTACTGA
- a CDS encoding 16S rRNA (uracil(1498)-N(3))-methyltransferase, whose translation MNLILLSAEDFVSAHRVVLADRRRDHILSVHRASQGDRLRVGLINGALGSGLVINADAARVELEVQLDQQPPAPLPVTLLLALPRPKMLKRILQTVTAMGVKQLYLLNSYRVDKSFWSSPFLQPEKITEQLLLGLEQARDSILPEVHLRPRFKPFVEDELPALSGHTTKLVAHPGGAHPCPRELLAPTTLAVGPEGGFIDYEIARLEECGFTPVTLGSRILRVETAVPVLLSRLSP comes from the coding sequence ATGAACCTGATTCTGCTCAGCGCCGAAGATTTCGTCAGCGCCCACCGGGTGGTCCTGGCTGACCGCCGCCGCGACCATATCCTCAGCGTACATCGTGCCAGCCAGGGGGATCGGCTACGCGTCGGCTTGATCAATGGCGCTCTCGGCAGTGGCCTGGTCATCAACGCGGATGCCGCGCGGGTCGAGCTGGAGGTGCAACTGGACCAGCAGCCGCCGGCGCCGCTGCCGGTCACTCTGCTGCTGGCCCTGCCGCGGCCGAAGATGCTCAAACGGATCCTGCAGACCGTGACCGCCATGGGGGTCAAACAGCTTTACCTGCTCAACAGCTATCGGGTCGATAAAAGCTTCTGGAGCAGCCCTTTTCTACAGCCGGAAAAAATCACCGAACAGCTGCTTCTCGGTCTGGAACAGGCCCGGGACAGCATCCTCCCGGAGGTTCATCTCCGGCCGCGCTTCAAACCCTTTGTCGAGGATGAGCTCCCCGCCCTCAGCGGCCACACGACCAAGCTGGTGGCCCACCCCGGTGGCGCCCACCCGTGCCCCCGGGAGCTCCTTGCCCCGACCACCCTGGCGGTCGGTCCCGAAGGTGGCTTTATCGACTACGAGATTGCCCGACTGGAGGAGTGCGGCTTCACCCCGGTCACCCTGGGGAGCAGAATTTTACGGGTCGAAACCGCTGTTCCTGTGCTACTCTCTCGACTTTCCCCCTAA
- a CDS encoding DMT family transporter: MERRQSIWVYLLLILPPLFWAGNSVLARGVADLIPPVALSFWRWCLALLILLPLTRKQLVQDWPVIVANRGIIFVLGLLGIASFNTLLYTAAHTTTAINIALTQAVMPAIILLISYLFFRDKVTRLQLTAVMLCVLGAGYIVIQGDLQRLLHMQFVSGDLIMLLAVILYAVYSVLLRKRPAIHPLSLLTCTFAVGTVLLLPLYLWERQNAMPLLLTGPVVASLLYVATCPSILAYLYWNRGVAEIGANRAGLYINLIPLFASLLAVLLLNERFQSFHLIGILFICSGLLLFNLPLGRREEKQ; encoded by the coding sequence ATGGAGAGACGACAATCCATCTGGGTTTACCTGCTGCTGATACTGCCGCCATTGTTCTGGGCCGGCAATTCGGTGCTGGCCCGCGGTGTCGCCGACCTGATCCCCCCGGTGGCCCTGTCGTTCTGGCGCTGGTGCCTGGCGCTGCTGATCTTGTTGCCGCTGACCCGCAAACAGCTGGTCCAGGACTGGCCGGTCATTGTCGCCAACCGCGGAATCATTTTCGTTCTCGGCCTGCTCGGAATCGCCTCATTCAACACCCTGCTCTATACCGCCGCACACACCACCACGGCAATCAATATTGCCCTGACCCAGGCGGTGATGCCGGCGATTATCTTGCTGATCAGCTACCTGTTTTTCCGCGACAAAGTCACCCGCCTGCAGCTGACCGCGGTCATGCTCTGCGTGCTGGGTGCCGGCTATATCGTGATCCAAGGGGATCTGCAACGGCTGCTCCACATGCAATTTGTCAGCGGCGACCTGATCATGCTGCTGGCCGTCATCCTCTATGCCGTTTACTCGGTCCTGTTGCGTAAAAGGCCCGCGATCCACCCCCTGAGCCTGCTGACCTGCACCTTTGCCGTGGGCACTGTTCTGCTGCTGCCGCTCTACCTCTGGGAACGCCAGAACGCCATGCCACTACTCCTGACCGGTCCGGTCGTTGCCAGCCTGCTCTACGTGGCAACCTGCCCGTCGATCCTCGCCTATCTCTACTGGAACCGCGGAGTCGCGGAGATCGGCGCCAACCGGGCCGGGCTCTATATCAATCTGATCCCCCTGTTCGCATCCCTGCTCGCGGTGCTGCTATTGAATGAACGCTTCCAAAGCTTTCACCTGATCGGCATTCTTTTTATCTGCAGCGGCTTGCTGCTGTTCAATCTGCCGCTGGGAAGGCGCGAGGAGAAACAATGA
- the rsgA gene encoding ribosome small subunit-dependent GTPase A: MTLEDWGWTAFFAEQFTAWSDKGLLPARVIRGEKNYFRVWTTSGELTVRFAGKIRHQADGRADLPVVGDWVAVEPQPDQRGLIHALLKRRNSFSRNLPGRRKGKGRERIEQQVIAANIDLIFIVSGLDRDFNLRRIERYLTLVGGSGSEAVILLNKTDLCDNPEQHRAAVMEIAGATPVHLCMARQQGQLDILTGYLQAGKTIALLGSSGVGKSTIVNGLIGEQRQKIAAVSAADGKGRHTTTHRELFLLPRGGILMDNPGMRELHLWGDEQDLVESFADIEDLSTGCKFSDCHHRSEPGCAVRDAIKTGNLPEERLANYHKLKGELSNLRQF, translated from the coding sequence ATGACACTTGAAGATTGGGGTTGGACGGCTTTCTTTGCCGAGCAATTTACGGCCTGGAGCGATAAAGGCCTGCTTCCGGCACGGGTTATCCGCGGCGAAAAAAACTATTTTCGAGTCTGGACAACCAGCGGCGAGCTGACCGTTCGTTTTGCAGGTAAAATTCGCCACCAGGCGGATGGCCGGGCTGACCTGCCAGTGGTCGGCGACTGGGTCGCGGTGGAGCCTCAGCCCGATCAACGCGGGCTGATCCATGCCCTGTTGAAACGCCGCAACAGTTTTTCCCGCAACCTGCCGGGCCGCCGCAAAGGGAAGGGGCGGGAACGCATCGAACAGCAGGTGATTGCCGCCAATATCGATCTGATCTTCATTGTCAGCGGCCTGGATCGCGATTTCAACCTGCGCCGCATCGAGCGTTATCTGACCCTGGTTGGCGGCAGCGGCAGTGAAGCCGTTATTCTGCTCAACAAGACCGACCTGTGTGATAATCCAGAACAACACCGGGCCGCAGTCATGGAGATTGCAGGAGCAACCCCGGTCCACCTGTGCATGGCGCGCCAGCAGGGCCAGCTCGACATCCTGACCGGCTATCTGCAGGCCGGGAAGACCATTGCCTTGCTCGGCTCATCAGGGGTCGGCAAATCGACCATTGTCAACGGCCTGATTGGCGAGCAGCGCCAGAAAATCGCCGCAGTCAGCGCGGCGGACGGCAAAGGCCGCCACACCACCACCCACCGGGAGCTGTTCCTGCTCCCCCGAGGAGGCATCCTGATGGATAATCCGGGGATGCGCGAACTTCACCTCTGGGGAGATGAACAGGATCTGGTGGAATCTTTTGCCGATATCGAAGACCTGTCCACCGGCTGCAAATTCAGCGACTGCCATCATCGTTCCGAGCCGGGCTGCGCCGTCCGGGACGCTATTAAAACCGGCAATCTGCCGGAAGAACGCCTGGCCAATTACCACAAACTCAAAGGGGAACTCTCCAACCTGCGCCAATTCTGA